Genomic DNA from Salifodinibacter halophilus:
GCTGACTAAGCTGCGCGAGGACTCGCTGCGCGAGCGCGCCGAGCTCGACAACCAGCGCAAGCGCGTGGCCCGCGATATCGAGATGGCGCGCAAGTTCGCCAACGAACGCCTGCTCGGCGACCTGCTGCCGGTGATCGACAGCCTGGAAGCCGGCCTGGCCGCGGCCGGCGGCGACGCCAGCGCGCTGCGCCAGGGCATGGAGCTGACCCTGAG
This window encodes:
- the grpE gene encoding nucleotide exchange factor GrpE, translated to MSQNDPNPDLNLEPQDTAGAGLSEVEALRAELTKLREDSLRERAELDNQRKRVARDIEMARKFANERLLGDLLPVIDSLEAGLAAAGGDASALRQGMELTL